A genomic segment from Aegilops tauschii subsp. strangulata cultivar AL8/78 chromosome 1, Aet v6.0, whole genome shotgun sequence encodes:
- the LOC141020879 gene encoding putative ripening-related protein 4, translating into MANPKLLAVLVLLQVITLHIHGVASSTANKRVPKPSGGRCHISGFLYGKAGKCNKENGSDCCIPRHRYPQFRCSPPVSSKTTATLTLNSFARGGDGGGPSFCDDRYHKDSELVVALSTGWLRLDGTRRCNKMIRISGNRRSVLAKVVDECDSVHGCDKEHNFEPPCANNIVDGSPAVWKALGLNENIGEFKVTWSDV; encoded by the coding sequence CTTGTGCTCTTGCAGGTAATCACTCTCCATATCCATGGTGTCGCATCGTCCACAGCCAACAAACGCGTGCCAAAGCCCAGTGGTGGCCGCTGCCATATCAGCGGCTTCCTCTACGGCAAGGCTGGCAAGTGCAACAAGgagaatggctccgactgctgtaTTCCCCGCCACCGCTACCCGCAGTTCAGGTGTTCGCCCCCAGTGTCCTCCAAGACAACGGCAACCTTGACGCTGAACAGCTTTGCCCGCGGGGGCGACGGTGGTGGGCCATCCTTCTGTGACGATCGCTACCACAAGGACAGCGAGCTAGTGGTGGCGCTGTCTACTGGGTGGCTGCGCCTCGACGGCACACGTCGGTGCAACAAGATGATCCGCATTAGCGGGAACAGGCGGTCCGTGCTGGCCAAGGTCGTCGACGAGTGTGACTCGGTGCATGGCTGTGACAAGGAACACAACTTTGAGCCACCATGTGCAAACAACATCGTGGACGGGTCGCCAGCGGTATGGAAGGCGCTGGGGCTCAACGAGAACATCGGAGAATTCAAGGTCACTTGGTCTGATGTGTGA